A stretch of DNA from Candidatus Bathyarchaeia archaeon:
TCACCCATTCCACTGAGCAAGTATTCGCCCGTCTCCCTGTTTATAGTGGTTACAAGGTTTGGATCCTCAATGGAGAGCCTGTTCATAGCATCCACTAGGCGCGGCAAATCCTTAGGGTGTTTTGGTTCAATGGCAATTGTTATGACTGGTTCTGAAACATATCTTATGCGTTCAAAGGGAACCATTATGTCTTTGTGGGCTAAATCCACAAGGGTTTCTCCAGCCCTAGCCAAATCCAAGCCCAAAAGCGCCGCGATGTTTCCAGCCGTCATTTTGTCAACAACTTCTCTGAAGGCGCCCATGTACATGGAAACCTGCTGGACGCGGTAGTCTTTGCGCGCGCCCACAAGGTAAACTTGGTCGCCCTCCTTAACAGAGCCGGAGAAAAGCCTTCCAGTTGCTACTAATCCCGCGTGGGGGTCCATTTGCGCCATTGTTATGCACATCACTGTTGGTCCGTTGTCGTCGCAGTTCAGCATGGCTTGCCCAATTTCAGATGTCAAGTCGCCTTTCCATATCCGTGGCAATCTATACTTTTGGGCTTCTATGGGGTTTGGAATGTTTTTCACCACCATGTCCAGAATGGCATTGTGAAGTGGAATCAACTGGGCAAGTTTTTGATGCTCGCCCCGAGTGTAAGCCTCCATTATGTCGCTGAATTTGACTCCCTTCTCTTGGGCGATTTTTAGGGTGAAGCCCCAACGGTGCAGCGCAGAACCAAAAGCCACAGTCTCCTTTTGAGGATCAACCTTCCACTTTTCCTTGAATTCCGGCTCCCCATAAAGTTCTATTAAATTGTTGAAGTCTCGTATAATCCGCATAAACTTGTCTTGAATCTCACTTGGAGTAAGTCTCAACTCCTTTATTAGGCGGTCAACCTTATTGATGAATAAGACGGGGCGCACCCTCTCTTCTAAGGCTTGGCGGGTTACGGTTTCTGTTTGAACCATAACCTCCTCAACAGCGTCTACAACCACCACTGCGCCGTCAATAGCTCTCAAAGCCCTCGTAACCTTACCAGTAAAGTCCACGTGTCCCGGCGTATCAACCAAGTTTATGACGTATGGGCGTCCGCCAATCTCGTGCAAAAGCGAAATATTGGCAGTTTTAATCGTTATTCCACGCTTCTGCTCCTCCTCCAAATAGTCCAAAGCTCGTGCTTCTCCGGCTATTCTGGGCGAAAGTAAGCCAGCTTCAGCCAAAAGAGAATCCGTCATAGTCGTTTTCCCATGGTCTATGTGGGCTATTATGCCGATATTGCGGATATCCTCCTTCCTATGCATTAGCTTCAGAATTTCGCTGGTTTGCCTAAACCTTGGCAAGACAGAATCCCCGATGTCAGCTTTAAGATAACTTACAAATTTCAAGAAACAAGGTTCCATGTAGTCTTAAAAGTCTTGTGGATTTTATGCAGAAATTCCCTTGTGGCATGTTTCAAGCTTTAAGTATATCACAATTTCAATTTTTTAAAGTCATCCCATGTTACTGGTTTCGCTTTTACTTTCCGCTTCTCACATAAATCATTGAAATGGCTTACAAAATTCTTCCAGAGCTTATGGCTTCTTTTAATTCCTTTTCTCTCACCCATAAATTGTAAAAAGCAGAGCAATACCTCATTCGTTTCTTAGGTTCTGCCAAAGGATTGTAAACAAATTGTTCCTTTCTGTATCTTTTTCCCTCAAACTCAATGTCGTAAATAAAAATCCCTCTTTCTTCATCATCATAAATGTATCTTGAAGGCGTCATCCTATTTTTCAGATACAAATTTTCGAATGTTTTATTCCAACCTAAAATAACCTGGTTTTTCCTTGCAATTTTGTGCTGCGCTTTCAAGTGCTTTGGTATCTCCCAAGGTTCATATATCCACTTCTTAAAGCCATGTCTTTCACAAACAAGACAAATAAATCCGTTTTCTTCCGGTGCATATCGCGCATGAGGGCTTTTTAAATGTGAGGACATTTTTCTCATGTATTCTACTAAGTCTGAATTTGGCTCTTAAGCGTTTAACATTATATCTGTGAATTTGTCCGGATAATGCCGCTTACTATATTTGCTTCGTGCAAAAAGTTAATATGGTTCAGTTTTCATTTGCATGTAGCCTAACTCTGGCAGTGGACAGTAATGTTTGCTGAAAACTATGCAAACAACATCCAGTTTTCAAGCTTTTGGTTAGCGTGGGGTATGTTCTACTATGGGTCGTTATAGGCAGATAGAGGAAATAGTTAAACTAATGACTCAAACTGAGAGGATAAGGAACACAAGCATAATTGCACATGTTGACCATGGTAAGACAACACTTTCAGACAGCCTTTTGGCGGCTGCTGGCATAATCAGCGAGCAAGTGGCTGGGCAGAAGCTTTTCCTAGACTCTTGGGAACTCGAACAGAAGAGGCAGATGACGGTTTTCGCCTCCAACATAAGCCTAGTCCACACTTTTAAGGGCGTTGACTACCTCATAAACCTCATAGATACGCCTGGACACATAGACTTCAGCGGAAACGTCACAAGAAGCCTAAGGGCTGTTGACGGCGCTTTAGTAGTTGTGGATGCTGTTGAGGGACCCATGACTCAGACGGAAACTGTTTTGATGCAAGCCCTCCGCGAACGTGTAAAACCCATACTCTTCATAAACAAGGTTGACCGCCTAATCCGGGAGCTGAAGCTAACCCCAGAAGAGATACAGAAGAAATTTGCAAGAATAATAACGAGGATAAACACCATCATTGAAAAGTACGCGCCTCCAGAGCATAAGAAGGATTGGCAGGTTAAAGTCGAAGATGGACGTGTTGCCTTTGGCTCCGCGCTTCACAAGTGGGGTTTAAACCTGCCTCACATGAAGGCTAAGGGCATAACCTTCAAGGACATTATTGACGCTTATACCGGCGAGCCTGAGGAAATTGGACGGAAGGTGGAAGCCCTAAGCAAACGCATACCCGTCTACGAGCCAGTTTTGGACATGTTCTGCGAGCACCTCCCAAGCCCCATCGAGGCGCAGCCCTACAGGCAGAGCCAAATCTGGCCCGGCGACCCAAACAGCCCTGTTGGCAAGGCCATGGCTAAGGTTGATCCGAACGGGCCGCTTTTGATGTGTATAACCTTCATTGAGGTTGACCCCCACAGTGGTGTTGTCGCCATTGGTAGGGTTTTCAGCGGCACTGTTGAGAAGGGTAAAACCGTCCGCCTCGTGACAAGCCGCCAGAAGGGAAGCATACAGCAGGTTTACATGAGCATGGCAACAGACAGAGTCATAGTCGAAAGGATTCCAGCTGGAAACATCGCGGCTCTCTCTGGTTTGCCATCCATCCACGTGGGCGAAACAATAGCTGAAGAGGGCGTTGAAACAGCACCCTTCGAAGCCCTAAAGTATGTTTCAGACCCTGTCGTCACGGTGGCTGTTGAGCCGGAAGACGTTAAAGACCTTCCATTATTCGATAAGGTTATTCATAAGCTAACTCTTGAAGATCCAAACTTGCACTTTAAGATAGACAAGGAAAGCGGACAGTACTTGCTCAGCGGCATGGGCGAACTCCACTTAGAGGTTACAGCCTACCGCATGCAGGAAGCCGGCCTAAAGGTTAGGATGAGCAAGCCCATAGTGATTTACCGCGAAACCATAAGCCGCGACTATAGGGGTCCACCGGTTATGGGCAAAAGCCCCAACAAGCATAATAGGCTTTGGGTAACCGTTGAAAGGCTTCAGCCAGAAGTTATAGAGGCTATTAAAACGGGTAAGATTAATGAGATGCAAACCCGCGACGAACGCCAGAAAATCCTAATGAAGGAGTTTGGCTGGTCCACTGAAGATGCGCGTAATGTAATCGCCATTGAAGGCACAAACATATTGGTCAACAGGATTAAGGGCAGGCAGTATGTGGAAGAAGTCTTGGACCATGTTAGATCTGGCTTTAGGGATGCTGTTGCCACTGGTGTCTTGGCGAAGGAACCCATGTACGGGCTTAAAGTAAACCTTGAGGACATCCTCATTCACGAAGACCCAGTTCACCGCGGACCAGCCCAGATTCTGCCCATGACATGGCGACCAATTTGGGGCGCCTTCCTCCTGAGCGAACCAAAACTTCTAGAGCCCATCCTAAGCTTCGAATGCAAGGTCCCCAACGACTTTGTAAGCCCGGTCATAACGCTTTTGCAGAAGCGAAGAGGCAAAATCCTAGACATGGTTAACGAAGAAGACATGGTCATTGTTAAGGCTGAACTGCCAGTGGCTGAATCCTTCGGAATAGCCGATGAGCTCCGCTCTTC
This window harbors:
- a CDS encoding elongation factor EF-2, which translates into the protein MPRFRQTSEILKLMHRKEDIRNIGIIAHIDHGKTTMTDSLLAEAGLLSPRIAGEARALDYLEEEQKRGITIKTANISLLHEIGGRPYVINLVDTPGHVDFTGKVTRALRAIDGAVVVVDAVEEVMVQTETVTRQALEERVRPVLFINKVDRLIKELRLTPSEIQDKFMRIIRDFNNLIELYGEPEFKEKWKVDPQKETVAFGSALHRWGFTLKIAQEKGVKFSDIMEAYTRGEHQKLAQLIPLHNAILDMVVKNIPNPIEAQKYRLPRIWKGDLTSEIGQAMLNCDDNGPTVMCITMAQMDPHAGLVATGRLFSGSVKEGDQVYLVGARKDYRVQQVSMYMGAFREVVDKMTAGNIAALLGLDLARAGETLVDLAHKDIMVPFERIRYVSEPVITIAIEPKHPKDLPRLVDAMNRLSIEDPNLVTTINRETGEYLLSGMGELHLEIAVKFLRDYGGGLEIITSTPIVVYRESVAGKGVVAMAKSPNKHNRFWVQVEPLEEKVINLIEAGEIAEEMGRKQIGNILFKEARWPAEEARNIWAIDEHRNILVDATKGVQYLREAREMIIAGFRWACRAGPLCEEPIRGVKVKLIDAQLHEDPVHRGPAQIMPAIRRAILGSFLTAKPVLLEPVYKIGVSVPAQWVGDCISIITRKRGRILASEHKGILTIIAGYIPVAETFGLSAEMRSATSGHAFWQCTFDRWEIVPENIASEVVRRIRERKGLPPEKPTPDMFIDEE
- a CDS encoding elongation factor EF-2 — encoded protein: MGRYRQIEEIVKLMTQTERIRNTSIIAHVDHGKTTLSDSLLAAAGIISEQVAGQKLFLDSWELEQKRQMTVFASNISLVHTFKGVDYLINLIDTPGHIDFSGNVTRSLRAVDGALVVVDAVEGPMTQTETVLMQALRERVKPILFINKVDRLIRELKLTPEEIQKKFARIITRINTIIEKYAPPEHKKDWQVKVEDGRVAFGSALHKWGLNLPHMKAKGITFKDIIDAYTGEPEEIGRKVEALSKRIPVYEPVLDMFCEHLPSPIEAQPYRQSQIWPGDPNSPVGKAMAKVDPNGPLLMCITFIEVDPHSGVVAIGRVFSGTVEKGKTVRLVTSRQKGSIQQVYMSMATDRVIVERIPAGNIAALSGLPSIHVGETIAEEGVETAPFEALKYVSDPVVTVAVEPEDVKDLPLFDKVIHKLTLEDPNLHFKIDKESGQYLLSGMGELHLEVTAYRMQEAGLKVRMSKPIVIYRETISRDYRGPPVMGKSPNKHNRLWVTVERLQPEVIEAIKTGKINEMQTRDERQKILMKEFGWSTEDARNVIAIEGTNILVNRIKGRQYVEEVLDHVRSGFRDAVATGVLAKEPMYGLKVNLEDILIHEDPVHRGPAQILPMTWRPIWGAFLLSEPKLLEPILSFECKVPNDFVSPVITLLQKRRGKILDMVNEEDMVIVKAELPVAESFGIADELRSSTQGRAFWATQFSRWAPVPESMQAEVIRQIRERKGLPPTPPRPEEFCEEE